Proteins encoded by one window of Nocardia goodfellowii:
- a CDS encoding oxidoreductase, giving the protein MGFLDRFKGTGRGGGTAPRAGTSAREDLRYMREWVRTHVGVEGYLEPKTTVTDVTVVLIAADGEWTRRIVGERGAGRLAGDLHIPVYDVSKTGYPQRMRDYDARKKIERQRAFEQELRDL; this is encoded by the coding sequence ATGGGTTTTCTTGATCGGTTCAAGGGCACCGGCAGGGGTGGAGGTACCGCGCCACGTGCGGGTACCTCGGCCAGGGAGGACCTGCGCTACATGCGCGAATGGGTCCGCACGCATGTCGGGGTGGAGGGTTACCTCGAGCCGAAGACAACAGTGACCGATGTCACAGTGGTGTTGATCGCCGCGGACGGGGAATGGACGCGCCGGATCGTCGGCGAACGGGGTGCGGGGCGGCTTGCCGGTGATTTGCACATTCCCGTCTACGACGTCAGCAAGACCGGATACCCGCAGCGCATGCGCGATTACGACGCGCGCAAGAAGATCGAACGGCAGCGCGCGTTCGAACAGGAATTACGGGACCTGTAA
- the sucB gene encoding 2-oxoglutarate dehydrogenase, E2 component, dihydrolipoamide succinyltransferase, with protein MAFSVQMPALGESVTEGTVTRWLKQEGDTVEVDEPLLEVSTDKVDTEIPSPVAGVLSKIVANEDDVVEVGGELGVISDAGEAAESAPAPEASASEASEPEAAAPEPEPEPEPEPQPAAEEAPAASAGNGDAGGSGTPVKMPELGESVTEGTVTRWLKAVGDEVAVDEPLLEVSTDKVDTEIPSPVAGTLLEITAQEDDVVAVGGQLGVIGSGQPAAKAPEPKPEPKPEPKPEPKPEPKPEPAPAAKAPAPAPKAPAPQPPAQAPAASASSTGNGATPYVTPLVRKLADENGVDLSSLTGSGVGGRIRKQDVLAAAEAKKAPAAATATAPAPAAKAPSAPAAARPQLAHLRGTTQKANRIRQITATKTRESLQTTAQLTQVHEADVTKIAALRAQAKASFKEREGVNLTFLPFFAKAVVEALGVHPNVNASYDESSKEITYHAAVHLGIAVDTDNGLLSPVIHNASDLSLAGLARAIADIANRARNGGLKPDELSGGTFTITNIGSQGALFDTPILLPPQAGMLGTGAIVKRPVVVTDETGNESIGVRSMCYLPLTYDHRLVDGADAGRFLTTIRHRLEEAAFEADLGL; from the coding sequence ATGGCCTTCTCCGTCCAGATGCCGGCTCTTGGTGAGAGCGTCACCGAGGGAACGGTGACCAGGTGGCTGAAGCAGGAAGGAGACACGGTCGAGGTCGACGAGCCACTGCTCGAGGTCTCCACCGACAAGGTCGACACCGAGATCCCGTCCCCGGTAGCCGGTGTGCTGTCGAAGATCGTCGCCAACGAGGACGATGTGGTCGAGGTCGGTGGCGAGCTGGGTGTCATCAGCGATGCCGGTGAAGCGGCCGAATCCGCGCCTGCGCCCGAAGCATCCGCGTCTGAAGCATCCGAGCCCGAGGCCGCAGCGCCCGAGCCGGAACCCGAACCCGAGCCCGAACCCCAGCCCGCCGCCGAGGAAGCCCCCGCGGCCTCCGCCGGAAACGGCGACGCCGGCGGCTCCGGCACCCCCGTGAAGATGCCCGAGCTGGGCGAATCCGTCACCGAGGGCACCGTCACCCGCTGGCTCAAGGCCGTCGGTGACGAGGTCGCCGTCGACGAGCCGCTGCTCGAGGTCTCCACCGACAAGGTCGACACCGAGATCCCGTCGCCCGTCGCGGGCACCCTGCTGGAGATCACCGCGCAGGAAGACGACGTCGTCGCGGTCGGTGGCCAGCTGGGCGTGATCGGCAGCGGCCAGCCCGCCGCCAAGGCGCCGGAACCCAAGCCCGAACCGAAGCCGGAACCCAAGCCCGAGCCCAAGCCGGAACCCAAGCCCGAGCCGGCCCCCGCGGCCAAGGCTCCCGCTCCCGCCCCGAAGGCTCCCGCTCCGCAGCCGCCGGCGCAGGCCCCGGCCGCGTCCGCGTCGTCCACCGGTAATGGCGCGACCCCGTACGTCACTCCGCTGGTCCGCAAGCTGGCCGACGAGAACGGCGTCGACCTGTCCTCGCTCACCGGTTCCGGTGTCGGCGGCCGCATCCGCAAGCAGGATGTGCTGGCCGCGGCCGAGGCCAAGAAGGCGCCGGCCGCCGCCACCGCGACGGCCCCCGCCCCCGCTGCCAAGGCGCCGTCCGCACCCGCGGCCGCCCGCCCGCAGCTGGCACATCTGCGCGGCACCACGCAGAAGGCCAACCGCATCCGCCAGATCACGGCTACCAAGACCCGGGAATCGCTGCAGACCACCGCGCAGCTGACCCAGGTGCACGAGGCCGACGTCACCAAAATCGCGGCCCTGCGGGCGCAGGCCAAGGCGTCGTTCAAGGAGCGCGAGGGCGTCAACCTGACGTTCCTGCCGTTCTTCGCCAAGGCCGTCGTCGAGGCCCTGGGTGTGCATCCGAACGTCAACGCGTCCTACGACGAGTCGTCCAAGGAGATCACCTACCACGCCGCGGTGCACCTCGGCATCGCCGTGGACACCGACAACGGCCTGCTGTCGCCGGTGATCCACAACGCGAGCGACCTGTCGCTGGCCGGCCTGGCCCGCGCCATCGCCGATATCGCCAACCGGGCCCGCAACGGCGGCCTCAAGCCGGACGAGCTGTCCGGTGGCACCTTCACCATCACCAACATCGGTTCGCAGGGCGCGCTCTTCGACACCCCGATCCTGCTTCCGCCGCAGGCGGGCATGCTGGGCACCGGCGCGATCGTCAAGCGCCCGGTGGTGGTGACCGACGAGACCGGCAACGAGTCCATCGGCGTCCGGTCCATGTGCTACCTGCCGCTCACCTACGATCACCGTCTCGTCGACGGCGCCGACGCGGGTCGCTTCCTGACCACGATCCGGCACCGGCTCGAGGAAGCGGCGTTCGAGGCCGATCTGGGTCTGTAA
- a CDS encoding TIGR01777 family oxidoreductase, with the protein MKVVIAGSSGLIGTALVAALRRDGHEVVRLVRRATGRFGRTASSRYGSAPDEYSWDPVRAELDARALRGADAVVNLCGASIGGRRWNGGYKQELRDSRLTPTDVLASSVAAAGVPVLVNASGVHYYGGATGDRVVDETAPAGTGFLATLCRDWEAATLPAATTGARVVLLRSAPVLTRQGGLLGPLKPLYSLGLGGRLGNGRQYTPWISMDDEIGAILFALTHDIVSGPINVVGPAPVTNAEFNRALGRALRRPAPFVVPAFALRAMVGEFADEAILHGPRAIPAALEHAGYQFRHPTIGAALAATIGREGDER; encoded by the coding sequence ATGAAGGTTGTGATCGCCGGGTCCTCCGGGCTGATCGGGACAGCGCTCGTCGCGGCCTTGCGCCGCGACGGGCACGAGGTGGTCCGGCTGGTGCGCCGGGCCACCGGCCGTTTCGGGCGAACTGCGAGCAGTCGCTACGGGTCGGCACCCGACGAATACAGCTGGGACCCGGTCCGCGCCGAACTCGACGCTCGCGCCCTGCGCGGCGCGGACGCGGTCGTCAACCTGTGTGGCGCTTCGATCGGCGGGCGGCGCTGGAACGGCGGCTACAAGCAAGAACTGCGCGACAGCCGCCTCACGCCGACCGACGTGCTGGCTTCCTCGGTCGCCGCCGCGGGAGTGCCGGTGCTGGTCAACGCCAGCGGCGTGCACTACTACGGCGGCGCCACCGGCGACCGGGTGGTCGACGAAACCGCCCCCGCCGGAACAGGTTTCCTCGCGACGCTATGCCGCGATTGGGAAGCGGCCACCCTGCCCGCCGCGACCACCGGCGCGCGGGTGGTCCTGTTGCGCAGCGCCCCGGTTCTCACCCGGCAGGGCGGCCTCCTCGGCCCGCTGAAGCCGCTGTATTCGCTGGGTTTGGGCGGCCGATTGGGTAACGGCCGCCAGTACACCCCCTGGATCTCGATGGACGACGAGATCGGCGCGATTCTGTTCGCGCTGACCCACGACATCGTCTCCGGCCCAATCAACGTCGTCGGCCCAGCGCCGGTGACCAACGCCGAATTCAACCGCGCGCTCGGCAGAGCCCTGCGCCGCCCCGCCCCTTTCGTGGTCCCCGCCTTCGCCTTGCGCGCCATGGTCGGGGAGTTCGCCGACGAGGCCATCCTGCACGGTCCGCGCGCGATCCCCGCCGCGCTGGAGCACGCGGGGTACCAGTTCCGCCACCCCACCATCGGCGCGGCATTGGCGGCCACCATCGGTCGCGAGGGCGACGAGCGCTGA
- a CDS encoding VOC family protein — MEQRITLVTLGVSDLARAKRFYEALGWRGQEVEETVFFQAGGLGLVLWDRDKLAVDCGLEPGQVAGFGGIALAHNVRSEAEVDALLAAVVAAGGTITKPAAVNAVGFYSSAFVDPDGHAWEVAHNPGFPLAEDGSVTIPDLGGH, encoded by the coding sequence ATGGAGCAGCGCATCACTCTGGTCACCCTGGGGGTTTCCGATCTCGCTCGCGCGAAGAGGTTCTACGAGGCGCTGGGCTGGCGGGGGCAAGAAGTCGAGGAGACGGTCTTCTTCCAGGCCGGTGGTCTGGGGTTGGTGCTGTGGGATCGCGACAAGCTGGCTGTCGACTGCGGATTGGAACCCGGTCAGGTGGCGGGGTTCGGCGGGATCGCGCTGGCGCACAACGTGCGGTCCGAGGCGGAGGTCGACGCGCTGCTCGCGGCAGTGGTGGCGGCCGGCGGGACCATCACCAAACCGGCGGCTGTCAACGCTGTCGGCTTCTACTCCAGTGCGTTCGTCGACCCGGACGGTCACGCCTGGGAGGTCGCGCACAATCCGGGGTTTCCGCTGGCTGAGGACGGCTCGGTGACCATTCCCGATCTCGGCGGTCACTAG
- a CDS encoding GNAT family N-acetyltransferase, whose amino-acid sequence MTDTELRPPTVIRAAREDDLPAILDIHNANIAASTAIWDTDLVGLDDRQAWFRDRTAAGMPILVAEIDGELAGYASYGQWRPKSGYRYSVENSVYIADRFHRRGLATALLTELISRAAASGRVHTMIAAIESSNTASITLHERFGFVTVGELPEVGRKFGRWMDLTLMQLTLPLERAV is encoded by the coding sequence ATGACCGACACCGAGCTACGTCCCCCCACCGTCATCCGCGCTGCGCGAGAAGACGACCTGCCGGCGATCCTGGACATCCACAACGCCAATATCGCCGCGTCCACCGCCATCTGGGATACCGATCTCGTCGGGCTCGACGATCGCCAGGCGTGGTTCCGGGACCGCACCGCCGCGGGTATGCCGATCCTGGTCGCGGAGATCGACGGTGAACTCGCCGGCTACGCCTCCTACGGGCAGTGGCGGCCGAAGTCCGGATATCGCTACTCCGTGGAGAACTCGGTCTACATCGCTGACCGCTTCCACCGCCGTGGCCTCGCCACCGCCCTGCTCACCGAGCTGATCTCCCGCGCCGCCGCCTCCGGCCGCGTGCACACGATGATCGCCGCCATCGAGTCCTCCAACACCGCCTCGATCACCCTGCACGAACGCTTCGGCTTCGTCACCGTCGGCGAATTGCCCGAAGTCGGCCGCAAGTTCGGCCGCTGGATGGACCTCACCCTCATGCAGCTGACGCTCCCGCTCGAACGCGCTGTGTGA
- the lipB gene encoding lipoyl(octanoyl) transferase LipB yields MNDTRTTRSARFDPTPIVVEDLGLIDYHSAWDLQRTIAAERAEGLGSDRLLLLEHPSVYTAGRRTEAEDLPIDGSPVVQVDRGGKITWHGPGQLVGYPIVRLAEPVDVVHYVRRLEEALISVVAGFGLTCGRVEGRSGVWLPATDLFAERKIAAIGVRVQRGVALHGISLNCTAMDGFQAIIPCGIRDAGVTTLSRELGRAVTVEEVKPLVAAAIVRALDGELPVTDHDIPRVGNATAADTARPADLAQA; encoded by the coding sequence GTGAACGACACGCGCACCACTCGGTCCGCCAGATTCGATCCGACCCCGATCGTGGTCGAGGATCTCGGGCTCATCGATTACCACAGTGCTTGGGACCTGCAGCGCACCATCGCCGCGGAACGAGCCGAGGGACTGGGATCCGATCGGCTGCTGCTGCTCGAGCACCCGTCGGTATACACCGCGGGCCGCCGCACCGAAGCCGAGGATCTGCCCATCGACGGCAGCCCGGTCGTGCAGGTGGATCGCGGCGGCAAGATCACCTGGCACGGCCCCGGACAGCTCGTCGGCTATCCCATCGTGCGGCTCGCCGAACCCGTGGACGTCGTGCACTATGTGCGCCGCCTCGAGGAAGCCCTGATCTCGGTCGTCGCCGGTTTCGGCCTCACCTGTGGCCGCGTCGAGGGCCGCTCCGGCGTGTGGCTGCCCGCCACCGACCTGTTCGCCGAACGCAAGATCGCCGCGATCGGCGTGCGCGTGCAGCGTGGCGTTGCCCTGCACGGCATCTCGCTGAATTGCACCGCCATGGACGGCTTCCAGGCCATCATCCCGTGCGGCATCCGCGACGCCGGCGTCACCACCCTCTCGCGTGAGCTGGGCCGGGCCGTCACCGTCGAGGAAGTGAAGCCCTTGGTCGCCGCCGCCATCGTGCGCGCCCTCGACGGCGAGTTGCCAGTTACCGACCACGATATTCCCCGTGTCGGAAATGCCACAGCCGCCGACACAGCCCGTCCGGCCGATTTGGCCCAGGCGTAA
- the lipA gene encoding lipoyl synthase, with protein MTSAQAPAGRKLLRIEARNSETPIERKPKWIRTRATMGPEYSELKGLVKREGLHTVCEEAGCPNIFECWEDREATFLIGGEQCTRRCDFCQIDTGKPAALDRDEPRRVAESVQAMGLRYSTITGVARDDLEDGGAWLYAETVRAIKALNPATGVELLIPDFNAVPEQLAEVFSSRPEVLAHNLETVPRIFKRIRPAFRYERSLAVLTAAREAGLVTKSNLILGMGETPEEVTQAMRDLHEAGCDILTITQYLRPSPRHHPVDRWVKPEEFVDHSKMAEEIGFAGVMAGPLVRSSYRAGRLYAQAMAHHGREIPSDMAHLAQEGTASQEASSVLARFGS; from the coding sequence GTGACCTCAGCTCAAGCCCCGGCAGGACGCAAACTGCTGCGGATCGAAGCGCGCAACTCGGAGACCCCGATCGAGCGCAAGCCCAAGTGGATTCGTACCCGCGCCACCATGGGCCCCGAGTACTCCGAACTCAAGGGTCTGGTCAAACGCGAAGGCCTGCACACCGTCTGCGAAGAAGCCGGCTGTCCCAACATCTTCGAATGCTGGGAAGACCGCGAAGCCACCTTCCTGATCGGCGGCGAACAGTGCACCCGCCGCTGCGACTTCTGCCAGATCGACACCGGCAAACCCGCCGCACTCGATCGCGACGAGCCCCGCCGCGTCGCCGAGAGCGTCCAGGCCATGGGCCTGCGCTACTCCACCATCACCGGCGTCGCCCGCGACGACCTCGAAGACGGCGGCGCCTGGCTGTACGCGGAAACCGTCCGCGCCATCAAGGCCCTGAACCCCGCGACCGGCGTCGAACTGCTCATCCCCGACTTCAACGCCGTCCCCGAGCAACTCGCCGAGGTCTTCTCCTCACGCCCCGAGGTGCTCGCGCACAACCTGGAGACGGTCCCCCGCATCTTCAAGCGCATCCGCCCGGCCTTCCGCTACGAGCGCTCGCTCGCGGTCCTCACCGCGGCCCGCGAAGCCGGCCTGGTCACCAAGTCCAACCTGATCCTCGGCATGGGCGAAACCCCCGAAGAGGTCACCCAGGCCATGCGCGACCTGCACGAGGCAGGCTGCGACATCCTCACCATCACCCAGTATCTCCGCCCCTCCCCCCGCCACCACCCGGTCGACCGCTGGGTGAAGCCGGAGGAATTCGTGGACCACTCGAAGATGGCCGAGGAGATCGGCTTCGCCGGCGTCATGGCCGGCCCGCTGGTCCGCTCCTCCTACCGCGCGGGCCGGTTGTACGCCCAGGCAATGGCCCACCACGGCCGCGAAATCCCGTCTGACATGGCGCATCTGGCTCAGGAAGGCACCGCCTCCCAGGAAGCCAGCTCGGTCTTGGCGCGGTTCGGCAGCTAG
- a CDS encoding RNase H family protein: MVEAWTAGTSLGDPGVGGWGAVLRWGNRTRDIVGAESHSTVDRMELMAAVQSLECLNRPTRIRIHSGSSYLRAGCLREAGCGRQATSNIDLWQRLETAANSHRVTWDWAQSTFENPDAAHAFELARKAAIEDAAPSFCVHEMRINECAYCTPRRPGVLSHGWRTEGGTVYHNDRDCDWLRKGQRDALRKGLNLHDIVAIAWASVDSTKMQPCDYCCTPLWVRRHRS; the protein is encoded by the coding sequence ATGGTTGAAGCATGGACCGCGGGTACAAGTCTCGGCGATCCGGGCGTTGGCGGCTGGGGCGCGGTGCTGCGATGGGGCAACAGAACCCGGGATATCGTTGGCGCCGAGTCCCACTCGACCGTCGACCGGATGGAGTTGATGGCCGCAGTTCAGTCACTCGAGTGCCTGAACCGACCGACCCGGATTCGAATTCATTCCGGCAGTTCGTACCTTCGAGCTGGGTGCCTCCGCGAAGCCGGCTGCGGTCGACAGGCCACCAGTAACATCGACCTCTGGCAGCGGCTGGAGACTGCCGCAAATTCGCATCGAGTGACCTGGGACTGGGCACAAAGCACCTTCGAGAACCCCGACGCCGCACACGCATTCGAACTCGCACGAAAGGCAGCAATCGAGGATGCGGCCCCGTCCTTTTGCGTGCATGAGATGAGGATCAACGAGTGCGCATACTGCACACCGCGTCGCCCCGGAGTCCTCTCGCACGGCTGGCGGACCGAGGGCGGAACCGTCTACCACAACGATCGCGACTGCGACTGGCTGCGCAAGGGGCAACGGGACGCCTTGCGGAAAGGACTGAACCTCCATGACATCGTCGCAATTGCCTGGGCCAGCGTAGATTCCACAAAGATGCAGCCCTGCGACTACTGTTGCACACCCTTGTGGGTTCGGCGCCACCGCAGTTGA
- a CDS encoding amidophosphoribosyltransferase gives MVSEGYPGLLADKTILLTYAIGNHAGERHQSAHHMHAYKGYRGTPQAADCAEDLQLLVSSVVELHRGCFENWLGAPWDSLTFVPSKERPDRTHPVAALANSVVPPLSGAPSLQKFMLTPGPGSEIKREMTDQRYLIEERWLPHVQRKNVLIVDDTWTTGSSAQGAAVAAKLAGAASVTILCVARWLRWDWPDHRSLIESLTDGFDAWRCPVRGCLCRPASRYHAPGLKNSQLFG, from the coding sequence GTGGTCAGCGAGGGCTATCCGGGGCTCCTTGCGGACAAAACCATCCTCCTCACCTACGCGATCGGTAACCATGCGGGGGAGCGACACCAGTCAGCCCATCACATGCATGCCTATAAAGGCTACCGAGGGACGCCCCAGGCAGCGGATTGCGCCGAGGATCTTCAATTGCTGGTTTCTTCCGTGGTCGAATTACACCGGGGCTGTTTCGAGAACTGGCTGGGTGCTCCATGGGATTCACTGACTTTCGTGCCCTCGAAGGAAAGACCTGATCGAACTCATCCTGTAGCCGCACTGGCTAATTCGGTAGTTCCTCCACTCAGCGGCGCTCCTAGCCTGCAAAAATTTATGCTGACACCAGGCCCGGGGAGCGAAATCAAGCGCGAGATGACAGACCAGCGATATTTGATCGAGGAGCGGTGGCTGCCGCATGTTCAGCGCAAGAACGTGCTCATCGTCGATGACACCTGGACCACCGGATCCAGCGCGCAGGGGGCGGCAGTGGCGGCAAAACTGGCTGGTGCGGCATCGGTGACGATCCTCTGTGTCGCCCGATGGCTCCGCTGGGATTGGCCAGATCACAGAAGTTTGATCGAGTCGCTGACGGACGGATTCGATGCATGGCGATGTCCCGTCCGGGGCTGTCTGTGTCGACCTGCCAGTCGATACCACGCTCCTGGACTGAAGAATTCGCAACTGTTCGGTTGA
- a CDS encoding DNA-processing protein DprA, producing the protein MTHAHASPGWDDSAGDQPLPGDDRDRAAIVAMMRLTSKNTDWSRLTERISDRGSAWQLWADEHPEDLFGAGDESEVWAEAVADVAEWKSAPFQLHTFMDPTYPERLRSVRQMPPIIFTQGSLVERDAGVCVVGSRGASDHGMDFARRISRGLVEQDVTVIAGLAKGIDTAAHQAALDAGGRTVAVLGNGLNHFYPRENRVLQAEIARRGMLLTHFLPEYGPSRWSFPARNVTMSAYGTATVIVEAGEKSGTRIQAREAVAHGRPVILNETVVQSTSWGRALRDEPGVYVADSPAAAIEYATNIIAQRMTITRLLGIR; encoded by the coding sequence GTGACCCACGCGCACGCCTCCCCGGGCTGGGACGACTCAGCGGGTGACCAACCGCTGCCCGGGGATGATCGTGATCGGGCGGCAATTGTCGCGATGATGCGGCTTACATCGAAAAACACAGACTGGTCGAGGTTGACCGAGCGGATCAGCGATAGGGGCAGTGCCTGGCAACTGTGGGCCGACGAACATCCGGAGGATCTTTTCGGCGCCGGCGACGAGTCGGAAGTGTGGGCCGAGGCAGTTGCCGATGTAGCGGAGTGGAAAAGCGCGCCCTTCCAGCTCCATACCTTTATGGACCCTACATACCCTGAGCGATTGCGATCGGTTCGGCAGATGCCACCGATCATATTCACTCAGGGCAGCCTCGTTGAGCGTGATGCCGGTGTCTGCGTTGTAGGTTCTCGTGGCGCGTCCGACCATGGAATGGATTTCGCGCGCCGGATTTCGCGAGGTCTTGTCGAGCAGGACGTGACTGTGATCGCGGGTTTGGCGAAGGGAATAGATACCGCCGCGCATCAGGCTGCGCTGGATGCTGGTGGTCGCACCGTGGCTGTTCTGGGGAATGGATTGAATCACTTCTATCCACGAGAGAATCGCGTGCTGCAGGCCGAGATCGCCAGGCGGGGAATGCTCCTGACCCATTTCCTGCCGGAGTATGGACCCTCCCGGTGGTCATTTCCTGCGCGGAACGTGACGATGAGTGCCTACGGGACTGCGACGGTTATCGTCGAAGCGGGCGAGAAGAGTGGGACCAGGATCCAAGCTCGCGAAGCGGTCGCGCACGGGCGACCTGTCATCCTCAACGAGACTGTGGTCCAGTCGACGTCGTGGGGTCGTGCTCTCAGGGATGAGCCGGGCGTATACGTTGCGGATTCCCCTGCAGCGGCTATCGAATACGCGACAAACATCATCGCTCAGCGAATGACGATAACGAGGCTTTTGGGCATCCGGTGA
- a CDS encoding TROVE domain-containing protein — translation MDALAGINARATAQRTQTDPRQVRNNAGGFTFEVTPEVRLRRFLVLGVDGGTYYVRAQELAKENAAVVVDFARSRTAELVREVVEISTSGRAPKQNPALFALAAAASLGDEDGRRTALEALPLVARTGTHLFLFARYIEQFRGWGRGLRRAVGAWYTAKSIDDLAYQVVKYRQREGWSHRDLLRLSHPVTTEDDRARLFDWICGRGGSLDGLRFVEGFQRAQAAPVREVPELVREYRLSWEMLPDAALNETAVWEALLDNGIPQTALLRQLPRLTRLGLLSPLGARTGAVAAQLVDPVRLRKARVHPVSVLVALRTYASGRSARGESTWQPARPIVDALDAAFYAAFDTVEPTGQRHLLALDVSGSMTMGISGLPISAREASAALAMVTASTETDYEIVGFSSAGTNNYRDSALTPLPIGPRQRLDDVLNRTAGLPFGGTDCSLPMRYALERKLEVDVFTVYTDNETWAGQIHPHQALRQYREQVNPEAKLVVVGMTATNFTIADPSDAGMLDVAGFDAAVPGLLADFARGE, via the coding sequence ATGGACGCACTGGCAGGCATCAACGCCCGCGCGACCGCGCAGCGCACCCAGACCGATCCGCGGCAGGTTCGCAACAACGCGGGCGGATTCACCTTCGAGGTGACGCCCGAGGTTCGGCTGCGCAGGTTCCTGGTTCTGGGGGTCGACGGCGGCACCTATTACGTGCGAGCGCAGGAGCTGGCGAAGGAAAACGCTGCAGTGGTAGTCGATTTCGCGCGGAGCCGAACCGCCGAGCTGGTTCGTGAGGTGGTAGAGATCTCCACTTCCGGCCGGGCGCCGAAGCAGAATCCGGCGCTGTTCGCGCTCGCCGCCGCGGCGTCGCTCGGTGACGAGGACGGGCGGCGCACCGCCCTCGAGGCGCTGCCGCTGGTCGCGCGCACCGGCACTCATCTGTTCCTGTTCGCGCGGTATATCGAGCAGTTCCGCGGCTGGGGTCGCGGGCTGCGGCGGGCGGTCGGCGCTTGGTACACCGCGAAGTCGATCGATGACCTGGCCTATCAGGTGGTGAAGTACCGGCAGCGGGAAGGCTGGTCGCATCGCGACCTGCTGCGACTGTCGCATCCGGTGACGACGGAGGACGACCGCGCGCGGCTGTTCGATTGGATCTGTGGACGCGGTGGTTCCCTGGATGGGCTGCGGTTCGTCGAAGGATTTCAGCGGGCGCAGGCCGCGCCGGTGCGCGAGGTGCCGGAGCTGGTGCGAGAGTACCGGCTGTCCTGGGAGATGCTGCCCGATGCCGCGCTGAACGAGACTGCGGTATGGGAAGCGCTGCTGGACAACGGGATTCCGCAGACGGCACTGCTGCGACAACTGCCGCGGCTGACTCGGCTCGGGTTGCTTTCGCCGCTCGGCGCTCGGACCGGTGCTGTCGCAGCCCAACTCGTCGATCCGGTGCGGCTGCGCAAGGCGCGGGTGCATCCGGTGTCGGTGCTGGTCGCGTTGCGCACCTATGCGTCGGGTCGCAGCGCGCGTGGCGAAAGCACCTGGCAGCCTGCACGTCCCATCGTCGACGCGCTCGACGCTGCCTTCTACGCCGCGTTCGACACCGTTGAACCGACCGGACAGCGGCACCTGCTGGCGCTGGACGTGTCCGGGTCGATGACGATGGGGATTTCCGGACTGCCGATCAGCGCGCGGGAGGCATCCGCCGCCCTGGCGATGGTGACCGCGAGCACCGAAACCGACTACGAGATCGTCGGATTCAGCTCGGCGGGAACCAACAACTACCGCGACAGCGCGCTGACGCCGCTGCCGATCGGCCCGCGGCAACGGCTCGACGATGTGCTGAACCGGACCGCGGGTCTGCCGTTCGGCGGGACCGACTGCTCGCTGCCGATGCGGTACGCGCTGGAGCGCAAGCTCGAGGTCGACGTGTTCACGGTGTACACCGACAACGAGACCTGGGCGGGCCAGATCCATCCGCACCAGGCGCTCCGGCAGTACCGGGAGCAGGTGAACCCCGAGGCGAAGCTCGTGGTGGTCGGTATGACCGCGACGAACTTCACGATCGCCGATCCGTCGGATGCGGGGATGTTGGATGTCGCCGGGTTCGATGCGGCGGTGCCAGGTCTGCTCGCGGACTTCGCGCGCGGCGAGTGA
- a CDS encoding DJ-1/PfpI family protein, which yields MAFQIAIVLYPGLTALDAIGPYEVLRGLPEGEIRFVSNEVGPIVADSGVLVLGATHTFAETPAPDLVLVPGSEASTPRAMADKELIEWLRRVHPRTQWTTSVCSGALVLAAADILRGHPATTHWSAQSALAPFGAESRPHDRIVRSGKIVTAAGVSAGIDLGLWLVGEIAGVETAQMVQLGIEYDPRPPFDSGHPDKAPAEVLRKTRLEMTKRAVTPRVPVDVATALWRYTLNRVRDRAAKRSGAAARLFG from the coding sequence TGGATGCGATCGGGCCCTACGAGGTGTTGCGTGGGCTGCCGGAGGGGGAGATCAGGTTCGTGTCGAATGAGGTCGGGCCGATCGTGGCCGACAGTGGGGTGCTGGTGCTCGGGGCGACGCATACCTTCGCGGAGACGCCCGCGCCGGATTTGGTGCTGGTGCCGGGGTCGGAGGCGTCGACGCCGCGGGCGATGGCCGATAAGGAGTTGATCGAGTGGTTGCGGCGGGTGCATCCGCGGACGCAGTGGACGACGTCGGTGTGCAGTGGGGCGCTGGTGCTGGCGGCGGCGGATATCTTGCGAGGGCATCCGGCTACGACGCACTGGTCCGCGCAGTCGGCGCTGGCGCCGTTCGGGGCCGAGTCGCGGCCGCATGATCGGATTGTGCGCAGCGGGAAGATCGTCACTGCGGCAGGGGTTTCCGCGGGGATCGACCTCGGGCTGTGGTTGGTGGGGGAGATTGCCGGGGTGGAGACGGCGCAGATGGTGCAGCTGGGGATCGAGTACGATCCGCGGCCGCCGTTCGATAGTGGGCATCCGGACAAGGCGCCCGCGGAGGTGCTGCGCAAGACTCGGCTGGAGATGACGAAACGTGCTGTGACACCACGGGTTCCGGTGGATGTTGCTACGGCGCTGTGGCGGTACACGCTGAACCGGGTCCGGGACCGCGCGGCGAAGCGGTCGGGTGCTGCCGCGCGGTTGTTCGGATAG